The Zingiber officinale cultivar Zhangliang chromosome 9A, Zo_v1.1, whole genome shotgun sequence genome window below encodes:
- the LOC122021380 gene encoding nifU-like protein 2, chloroplastic, whose translation MPPSPLANSSASPCHGVASSSSAAASFSPLRLLSFKEPGVIGTGIQIAAFQRRKSSSSRSICGPKRHIVVKSVVTPNPLVELPLTAENVESVLDEVRPYLIADGGNVVLHEIDGNVVRLKLQGACGSCPSSVMTMKMGIERRLMEMIPEIVAVEPITDQETGLQLNEENIEKVLDEIRPYLAGTGGGELEFVKIEEPIVKIQLTGPAAGVMTVRVAVTQKLREKIPAIAAVQLLS comes from the exons ATGCCACCCTCGCCTCTGGCCAACTCCTCCGCTAGTCCTTGCCACGGAGTCGCCTCCTCATCTTCCGCCGCTGCATCCTTTTCCCCGCTCCGTCTTCTCTCCTTCAAG GAGCCTGGCGTCATAGGAACCGGGATTCAGATCGCCGCTTTTCAGCGGAGGAAGAGTTCCTCCAGTCGCTCGATTTGCGGACCTAAGAGGCACATCG TGGTTAAATCAGTTGTTACTCCAAATCCCTTAGTAGAGTTGCCTCTAACTGCTGAAAATGTGGAGTCAGTATTGGATGAAGTACGACCATATCTTATTGCTGATGGAGGAAATGTGGTACTTCATGAGATAGATGGGAATGTCGTAAGGCTAAAACTACAAGGTGCATGTGGGTCTTgtccaagttcagtgatgactATGAAGATGGGAATTGAACGCCGGTTAATGGAAATGATTCCAGAAATTGTTGCAGTTGAACCGATAACTGATCAGGAGACAGGGCTCCAGCTAAATGAAGAAAACATTGAGAAG GTACTTGATGAGATAAGGCCATACCTTGCTGGAACTGGTGGTGGTGAGCTTGAGTTTGTCAAAATTGAGGAGCCCATCGTTAAGATTCAACTAACTGGCCCAGCTGCCGGCGTCATGACTGTTCGTGTGGCAGTAACTCAGAAGCTACGCGAAAAGATACCTGCCATTGCTGCTGTTCAGCTTCTATCATAG
- the LOC122019092 gene encoding early nodulin-20-like, with product MEDAPPPSPTTPAESAAGSPVDRRSCNPRRGLTRSRSRSHSSSSSASPSPRSSAVPFSWEQRPGIPKPLSAVLPATADSAVAHPLLPLPPPVRTHSDLIPTPRKKRSAASGRGEAASADPFAAALALCAKGALPANDDNVDDELCDVADAAASSRRSAATVTHRFRILDFYGSCKATCAVVDATVRLPRSGSLGLLSRRS from the coding sequence ATGGAGGACGCGCCGCCGCCATCTCCGACGACTCCTGCTGAGTCTGCCGCCGGATCCCCGGTGGATCGCCGGTCCTGCAACCCTCGCCGCGGCCTGACACGCTCCCGGTCCCGATCCCACTCCTCCTCCAGCTCCGCCTCCCCCTCGCCCCGATCCTCCGCCGTACCATTCTCCTGGGAGCAGCGCCCTGGAATCCCGAAGCCTCTCTCCGCTGTCCTCCCGGCAACCGCCGACTCCGCCGTTGCTCATCCCCTCCTCCCCCTCCCGCCCCCGGTCCGCACCCACTCCGATCTGATCCCCACTCCGCGCAAGAAGCGCTCCGCCGCCTCCGGCCGGGGTGAGGCTGCCTCCGCCGACCCCTTCGCCGCCGCGCTCGCCCTCTGCGCCAAGGGCGCCCTTCCCGCCAACGACGACAACGTGGACGACGAGCTCTGTGACGTGGCCGACGCCGCCGCCTCCTCGCGTCGATCGGCGGCAACCGTTACCCATCGCTTCCGGATCTTGGACTTCTACGGCTCCTGCAAAGCGACGTGCGCGGTGGTGGATGCGACGGTCCGCCTCCCTCGGTCTGGTTCGTTGGGTTTGCTCAGCCGCCGGTCCTGA